A window from Microcoleus sp. bin38.metabat.b11b12b14.051 encodes these proteins:
- a CDS encoding DUF3177 family protein: MLSLLLAATGPWFQPLVWMDYRLSVLLTVSIPLVVLIWAVWAKAEAIARLLIIYLRVASLLAITLYLMMAALPVSFVSSLIGRALIPACLWFWEDLNDEIADRPQSSLKLAFTAWRWAITVYSTLGALAQIPFLSCAFKSQSQVIDEPFCRIWLDPPWLYRQMFHATANPQFLGLLGLIGLAIYVLYLSYFVLIKMGKQGRSATGN, translated from the coding sequence ATGTTGAGTCTTTTATTGGCAGCCACCGGGCCTTGGTTTCAACCACTTGTGTGGATGGATTACCGGTTATCTGTGCTATTAACCGTTTCGATCCCGCTGGTAGTGCTGATTTGGGCTGTTTGGGCAAAAGCTGAGGCGATCGCCCGTTTGTTGATAATTTATTTGCGGGTGGCGAGTTTGCTGGCAATTACACTTTACCTGATGATGGCGGCGCTGCCTGTGAGCTTTGTGTCGTCGCTGATCGGGAGGGCTTTGATTCCTGCTTGTCTCTGGTTTTGGGAAGATTTAAATGATGAAATTGCCGATCGCCCGCAATCGTCTTTGAAGCTGGCCTTTACAGCTTGGCGCTGGGCGATTACTGTTTATAGCACTTTGGGCGCTCTGGCTCAAATTCCCTTCTTAAGCTGTGCGTTTAAATCTCAAAGTCAGGTAATTGACGAACCTTTTTGCCGCATTTGGTTAGACCCGCCTTGGCTGTACAGACAGATGTTTCACGCTACGGCTAACCCTCAATTTTTGGGATTGTTGGGTCTAATAGGTTTAGCAATTTATGTACTTTACTTGTCATATTTTGTCCTAATTAAAATGGGAAAACAAGGCAGGTCAGCTACTGGAAATTAA